One region of Pseudoalteromonas luteoviolacea genomic DNA includes:
- a CDS encoding Ig-like domain-containing protein: MLKAKKIALLVAASVGVFSTFAALASEPVSLHNNEQLKANIKSQLSQHQSFFRAASSDDQQDLEFITHQATQDGRHMRRSQYYKGVRVYGGEIVTHHNEQNFLSVWFQPEGEITSISGSVVPNISLATVKASISDKQAIEFAKEQIAELLATSDEQVELVIYPHHGKAKLAYLVTLFAETEHAPMRPEFAIDAHTGVVLSRIDTLNHSKIGMGPGGNEKIGKHYYGDDMPKFHAKELNNGNCEMSHTDIRVIDMEHGTTNTQTYQFPCHENTHKHVNGAYSPLNDAMFYGQATIDMFNDWFDSRALSGDLVMRIHYRKDYLNAFWNGKEVTFGDGDLDNYGVYPFTSLGVVAHEIGHGVTHQNSKLVYSNMSGGVNESFSDMTSEALECFMNQKPDGTCEVDWLIGASIFKNRTALRYMENPERDGRSIGHASKFEIGMGVHHSSGVFNRAFYLLANSEGWGVKKAYEVMLHANKNFWVYNGKFESLACGVTDAAADLGYDTKAVGEAFKAVGVFACTENKAPTISLTSPDSNGRYLIGSDVTFKADAKDEYGAVEKVEFFVNGVLYNTDLQAPFETQFNTDKTGVYTVTAKVTDDEGLSTDAAPVSFSLIDPSQCQTAPWQGGKVYTQGNKVAFDGFEYEAKWWNRDQSPASNSGSWGVWKKGLECGGVADKPNQAPSLSVTSPSSNVAIELGESVSVRFAANDSDGEIAKVAVSVNGQALTELTRTPYAFNYQPLEVGTYQLSAVAYDNDEAQSTTVSRTITVTNAEPQPTPEAPSVRLTSPANGSTFNVGEQVALSVVASDKDNDLKQITYFVNGKQVAVSSVAPYSANFKTTSAGSYSVFAIATDAQGLSTQSSTNRFKVNGSKPSCDVPAWQASSVYTSGKQASLDGQLYQAKWWTRNQNPAQYSSRWAVWKHLGECK, from the coding sequence ATGTTAAAAGCAAAAAAAATAGCACTACTGGTCGCGGCAAGTGTTGGTGTTTTTTCAACGTTCGCGGCATTGGCCAGCGAGCCTGTAAGCCTGCACAACAATGAACAATTAAAAGCAAACATCAAATCGCAGTTGTCACAACATCAAAGCTTTTTTAGAGCAGCGTCAAGTGACGATCAGCAAGATTTAGAGTTTATCACTCACCAAGCAACGCAAGATGGGCGTCATATGCGCCGTAGCCAATATTATAAAGGCGTGCGCGTGTATGGCGGTGAAATTGTCACTCATCATAATGAACAAAACTTTTTAAGTGTTTGGTTTCAACCTGAAGGAGAAATCACGTCAATCAGTGGCTCTGTGGTTCCAAATATCTCGCTTGCTACTGTTAAAGCAAGTATTTCGGACAAGCAAGCCATTGAGTTTGCAAAAGAGCAAATTGCTGAGCTGCTTGCAACATCAGATGAACAAGTAGAGCTAGTAATTTATCCTCACCACGGGAAAGCAAAACTTGCTTATCTAGTGACCTTATTTGCTGAAACTGAGCATGCACCAATGCGCCCTGAATTTGCAATTGATGCACATACAGGTGTGGTGCTGTCGCGCATTGACACACTTAATCACTCAAAAATTGGCATGGGTCCGGGCGGTAATGAGAAAATTGGCAAGCACTATTATGGTGATGATATGCCAAAGTTCCACGCAAAGGAGCTGAATAATGGAAATTGTGAAATGTCTCATACAGATATTCGTGTTATCGATATGGAACATGGCACAACGAATACGCAAACGTATCAGTTCCCATGTCACGAAAATACTCATAAGCATGTAAATGGTGCTTATTCGCCACTTAACGACGCGATGTTTTATGGCCAAGCAACCATAGACATGTTTAATGATTGGTTCGATAGCCGTGCATTGTCGGGCGACCTTGTAATGCGAATTCACTATCGTAAAGATTACTTGAATGCGTTTTGGAATGGTAAAGAAGTCACTTTTGGTGATGGTGATTTAGATAATTACGGCGTTTATCCATTTACGTCTCTAGGGGTTGTTGCCCATGAAATCGGTCATGGTGTGACGCATCAAAACTCTAAATTGGTGTATAGCAATATGTCTGGTGGCGTGAATGAGTCATTTTCAGATATGACTTCTGAAGCACTTGAGTGCTTTATGAATCAAAAACCAGATGGCACCTGTGAGGTCGATTGGCTGATTGGCGCAAGCATATTTAAAAATAGAACGGCACTTCGTTATATGGAGAATCCAGAGCGAGATGGTCGTTCTATCGGTCATGCCAGCAAATTTGAAATAGGCATGGGTGTTCACCACAGTTCGGGTGTATTCAATCGTGCTTTCTATTTACTTGCAAATAGTGAAGGTTGGGGGGTTAAAAAAGCTTATGAAGTGATGCTTCATGCCAATAAAAACTTCTGGGTTTACAATGGTAAGTTTGAATCGCTTGCTTGCGGCGTAACAGATGCTGCGGCTGACTTGGGCTACGATACTAAAGCAGTGGGAGAAGCGTTTAAAGCGGTAGGTGTTTTTGCTTGTACTGAAAATAAAGCGCCGACCATCTCACTTACTAGCCCAGATAGTAATGGACGTTACCTGATAGGCAGTGACGTCACATTTAAAGCCGATGCTAAAGATGAGTATGGAGCGGTCGAGAAGGTCGAGTTCTTCGTCAATGGGGTACTATATAATACCGATCTACAAGCGCCGTTTGAGACTCAATTTAACACAGATAAAACAGGTGTATATACGGTGACAGCCAAAGTGACCGACGATGAAGGTTTGTCAACAGATGCAGCGCCCGTGTCATTTAGCCTGATCGACCCAAGCCAATGCCAAACAGCGCCTTGGCAAGGTGGGAAAGTTTATACCCAAGGTAACAAAGTCGCATTTGATGGCTTTGAATACGAGGCGAAGTGGTGGAACCGAGACCAAAGTCCAGCCAGCAATTCAGGCTCTTGGGGCGTTTGGAAAAAAGGGCTAGAGTGTGGCGGTGTGGCTGATAAGCCAAACCAAGCGCCAAGTCTTTCAGTTACATCACCATCAAGTAATGTAGCGATTGAATTAGGTGAGTCAGTGTCGGTGCGATTTGCTGCCAATGACAGCGATGGAGAGATTGCTAAAGTTGCAGTGAGTGTCAATGGTCAAGCGCTAACTGAGCTAACGCGCACTCCTTATGCATTTAACTATCAACCACTTGAAGTAGGCACCTATCAATTATCAGCGGTTGCATATGATAATGATGAGGCACAATCCACGACTGTGAGTCGTACCATTACGGTAACAAATGCTGAGCCACAGCCAACACCAGAAGCCCCAAGTGTGCGCTTAACGAGCCCTGCAAATGGCAGTACATTTAATGTTGGTGAGCAAGTTGCACTGTCAGTTGTCGCCAGTGACAAAGACAATGATTTAAAGCAAATTACTTACTTTGTGAATGGCAAGCAAGTGGCGGTATCAAGTGTAGCGCCATACAGTGCAAACTTTAAGACCACATCGGCGGGTAGTTACAGTGTATTTGCCATTGCAACGGATGCACAAGGCTTGAGTACACAGTCTTCGACAAATCGCTTTAAAGTGAATGGCAGTAAACCGAGCTGTGATGTACCAGCATGGCAGGCAAGTAGTGTGTATACCTCTGGTAAGCAAGCCAGCCTTGATGGACAGTTATATCAAGCGAAGTGGTGGACTCGTAATCAAAACCCCGCGCAATATTCTAGCCGTTGGGCAGTATGGAAACACCTAGGCGAGTGTAAATAA
- a CDS encoding LytR/AlgR family response regulator transcription factor, with translation MLTAVVIEDSRLARNGLMRLLEPYTEIDVIGSADCVANALELVKSFRPEVLFLDIHMPGESGFDLLEQLDYSPKVIFTTAYNEHALRSFDYNVVDYLLKPINKSRLCDAITKLTASDVETPSETFQEPEIATMTMQSKVFIKDGGQCYLLPIKEIDYFESCKNYTRVFFSNKNAYIKKPLNSVLKRLPESDFFQANRQQIINLNSVTNTDLGVGDTCEVTLNHCTSISVSRRNLQIMKAKLGF, from the coding sequence ATGTTAACAGCAGTTGTTATTGAAGATTCGAGGTTAGCCCGCAATGGCTTGATGCGTTTACTGGAGCCCTACACAGAAATAGACGTTATTGGTAGTGCAGATTGTGTTGCTAATGCATTAGAGTTGGTCAAAAGCTTTAGGCCTGAAGTACTCTTTTTAGATATCCATATGCCTGGAGAGAGTGGCTTCGATTTACTAGAACAGTTAGATTATTCTCCAAAAGTTATTTTTACAACAGCTTACAATGAGCATGCATTGAGGTCATTTGATTATAACGTTGTTGATTACTTATTAAAGCCAATTAATAAATCTCGGTTATGTGATGCTATTACCAAATTGACAGCATCAGACGTGGAGACACCTTCTGAAACTTTTCAAGAGCCAGAAATTGCGACCATGACTATGCAAAGTAAAGTATTTATTAAAGATGGTGGGCAATGTTATTTACTTCCGATAAAAGAGATTGATTATTTTGAAAGCTGTAAAAACTACACACGAGTTTTCTTTTCTAATAAAAATGCGTATATAAAAAAACCACTGAACAGTGTATTAAAACGCTTACCTGAATCAGACTTTTTTCAAGCGAACCGCCAACAGATCATAAATCTAAACTCAGTGACTAACACTGATTTAGGAGTTGGTGACACATGTGAAGTAACGCTTAATCATTGCACCTCAATTTCAGTTTCTAGGCGCAACTTACAAATAATGAAGGCTAAATTAGGTTTCTAA
- a CDS encoding alpha/beta hydrolase-fold protein produces MQFVWYILIFIATFCTQASVKPITETPLIVGKALSISSKYIKETPNFDVYLPSDYHTTSEKRTYPLVVTLDGWLVSEATNGILSHLGDTASMPQAIIVSIHSHNRFAWGPELYVSNSGWQGEKSDRLEGFSQGRSQDMINYLQKELFPFLKSQYRINDFRIFIGASPTAAFGLHTLNVAPNLFNAHFLFAATDVLGLGYTPETTMIDAIAKSFEKTSDRSGFLYVASARREAERNPVRYTLAKQLRAALAPYSNTFKLKVEHIDDYGHYPMIVPGLLNAIGFVFPRKDWDIGAKFIEFTNNGNQTLTDILAHYQILSKQVGFDVYPNLNLNNNAACIRAIAQRLRAQGRYGEADALFNYWILHSPSSASAVAGLAVSKELQGEEKEALTLYRKALKLTVPENTRRKEWLTGKIETLTKK; encoded by the coding sequence ATGCAATTTGTATGGTACATATTAATTTTCATCGCGACTTTTTGTACACAAGCTAGCGTAAAACCAATCACAGAAACACCACTTATCGTTGGCAAAGCGCTCAGTATTTCCTCCAAATATATAAAAGAAACACCGAACTTTGATGTGTATTTACCCTCGGACTATCACACCACATCTGAAAAACGTACCTACCCACTGGTTGTTACGCTCGATGGTTGGCTAGTCTCTGAGGCAACAAATGGTATTTTAAGCCACCTCGGCGACACAGCTTCCATGCCCCAAGCCATTATAGTATCCATTCACTCCCATAATAGGTTTGCATGGGGACCTGAATTGTATGTAAGTAACAGCGGTTGGCAGGGGGAAAAGTCAGACCGCTTGGAAGGCTTTTCACAAGGACGCTCGCAGGACATGATTAACTACTTGCAAAAAGAGCTGTTTCCATTTTTAAAAAGTCAGTACCGCATCAATGATTTCCGTATTTTCATCGGTGCATCGCCAACAGCAGCTTTTGGTCTGCATACCTTAAATGTAGCGCCTAATCTATTCAACGCACATTTCCTATTTGCTGCAACCGATGTACTGGGATTGGGCTATACACCTGAGACCACTATGATTGATGCAATCGCTAAAAGCTTCGAGAAGACCTCCGACAGAAGCGGTTTTCTCTATGTCGCGTCAGCAAGGCGAGAAGCTGAGAGAAACCCAGTTAGGTACACGCTTGCCAAACAGCTTCGAGCAGCGCTCGCCCCTTATTCAAACACATTTAAGTTAAAAGTCGAACACATTGATGATTATGGTCACTACCCCATGATAGTGCCCGGCTTATTAAACGCCATCGGCTTTGTATTTCCGCGTAAAGACTGGGATATAGGCGCTAAGTTCATCGAGTTCACAAATAACGGGAATCAAACACTGACAGATATCCTCGCGCATTATCAAATACTTAGCAAACAAGTGGGGTTTGATGTCTACCCCAACTTAAACCTAAACAATAATGCAGCCTGTATTCGTGCTATCGCTCAGCGCTTACGAGCTCAAGGTCGCTATGGTGAAGCTGATGCGTTATTTAATTATTGGATATTACACTCGCCAAGCTCTGCGTCAGCTGTCGCTGGACTCGCCGTCAGCAAAGAGCTGCAAGGTGAAGAAAAAGAGGCGCTGACACTCTATCGTAAAGCGTTAAAGCTAACTGTTCCTGAAAATACCAGAAGAAAGGAGTGGTTAACGGGTAAGATAGAGACACTGACAAAAAAGTAA
- a CDS encoding winged helix-turn-helix domain-containing protein, translated as MRQKIIINERVIDTARNQITYKNQPQILPPKVIAVLYCLAKRQGQVVSHDEMIDEVWNSVVVSPNSLQRAIAELRKALGDDGKAQAIIKTHSKQGYSLEAEVLWSEQQTKPVIKAHTHAKKATKPVLFLAIVLFMLSLIGVFYFAKPQSEAPEFTQLTSLTASDVQEGAGVFSPDGKYLVFYRHLTYCESELWAKNLASEQSMKLTLSGAKFTGFTFSRDGEKLGFLQNRACEHEPIEYQSTEKNCWDLVAINFAEALKSPQTPHVLKACKPTKMYHPQWLTEGSFATLELQNNQLRVALHNINNHQVATLFEDKNLHLYVLRYSPTHQLLAVIGFNKEGGQVLSLLKPTGELVAQNIIDFPASFDGSSRIYPNFDPDSKRLLYGSGKSLFELDFDGSVKPITLPLYQDIYSINFHPHSNVIVGTYGTYDSDLITMPYVDGQVLGESKPSVRSIRREEQGKWSQNTAHLAFISERSGRKQVWLSSGGEPRRLTQFNGAEYPLSVEWRANENKLYVATNQGLYLYDLTGNYESLLSGHRLVGVYQSNLPTHTLLAYEEEAIVHLSTRNEDGEIEDLLKVAIQDAVLLKPHELVYQDSNGQFWHLNQGQVVALALLNQHTHKAGFVERDGRLYGLTKGNLLWRYNLKEHAYQVLKQVDNGITSISDISDTQWLFVKRISQKKEIVLIE; from the coding sequence GTGCGACAAAAAATAATAATAAACGAGCGAGTTATTGATACCGCGAGAAATCAAATCACCTATAAAAACCAACCGCAGATCTTGCCGCCTAAAGTGATTGCGGTTTTATATTGCTTGGCCAAAAGACAGGGGCAAGTGGTCAGCCATGATGAGATGATTGACGAGGTTTGGAACAGCGTCGTTGTGTCACCTAATTCGCTACAGCGTGCTATTGCTGAACTGCGAAAGGCACTTGGCGATGACGGTAAAGCGCAGGCCATCATTAAAACGCACTCAAAGCAAGGCTATAGCTTAGAAGCTGAAGTTTTATGGAGCGAACAACAAACCAAGCCAGTAATAAAGGCGCATACACATGCCAAGAAAGCCACAAAGCCTGTACTTTTTTTGGCAATCGTATTGTTTATGCTCAGCTTGATTGGTGTGTTTTATTTTGCAAAGCCGCAGAGCGAAGCGCCCGAGTTTACACAGTTAACTTCTTTGACTGCAAGTGATGTACAAGAAGGCGCGGGGGTATTTTCACCTGATGGTAAATACTTGGTATTTTACCGTCACCTGACGTATTGCGAGAGTGAGCTGTGGGCTAAAAATCTTGCAAGTGAGCAATCAATGAAGCTGACACTGAGCGGGGCTAAATTCACGGGGTTCACGTTTTCACGAGATGGAGAAAAGCTGGGTTTTTTGCAAAACCGAGCATGTGAGCACGAGCCCATTGAATACCAAAGCACTGAAAAAAATTGCTGGGATTTGGTGGCAATCAATTTTGCTGAAGCCTTGAAAAGTCCGCAAACACCTCATGTACTAAAAGCATGTAAGCCGACCAAAATGTATCACCCACAGTGGTTAACTGAAGGTTCATTTGCCACACTTGAACTGCAAAACAATCAGTTACGTGTTGCGTTGCACAATATAAATAACCATCAAGTCGCCACGCTGTTTGAAGATAAAAACTTACATTTGTATGTATTAAGGTATTCACCCACTCATCAATTATTGGCCGTGATAGGGTTTAACAAAGAAGGTGGGCAAGTATTGAGCTTGCTAAAACCCACCGGTGAGCTTGTGGCGCAAAATATCATTGATTTTCCCGCGTCATTTGATGGCAGTTCACGTATTTATCCCAATTTTGACCCTGATTCAAAAAGGCTGCTTTATGGTAGTGGTAAATCCTTGTTTGAACTGGACTTTGATGGCAGTGTAAAGCCTATCACTTTACCCCTTTATCAGGATATTTATAGTATTAATTTTCACCCACATAGCAATGTGATAGTTGGCACTTATGGTACTTACGATTCGGACTTAATTACTATGCCTTATGTTGATGGCCAAGTGCTGGGTGAGTCAAAACCCAGTGTTCGCTCTATAAGGCGAGAAGAACAAGGGAAATGGAGTCAAAACACGGCACACCTCGCATTTATCTCTGAGCGTTCAGGAAGAAAACAAGTTTGGTTGTCGAGTGGAGGAGAGCCAAGGCGATTGACACAATTTAATGGTGCTGAATATCCATTGTCTGTGGAGTGGCGCGCTAATGAAAATAAGTTATATGTTGCGACTAACCAAGGGCTGTACCTCTATGACTTAACTGGAAATTATGAAAGCTTGTTATCTGGGCACAGGTTAGTCGGTGTATATCAGTCGAACCTGCCTACGCATACTTTATTGGCTTATGAGGAAGAGGCAATAGTACACCTATCAACTCGAAATGAAGACGGGGAAATTGAGGATTTGCTTAAAGTAGCAATACAAGATGCAGTGCTATTGAAGCCTCATGAGCTAGTTTATCAAGATTCAAATGGTCAATTTTGGCATTTAAATCAGGGCCAAGTGGTGGCTTTGGCGCTATTAAATCAGCATACGCATAAGGCCGGCTTTGTTGAGCGAGATGGTCGTCTATATGGGCTGACAAAAGGTAATTTGTTGTGGCGTTATAATTTAAAAGAACATGCCTACCAAGTGCTTAAGCAAGTCGATAACGGTATTACGTCGATTTCAGATATCAGTGACACTCAGTGGTTGTTTGTTAAGCGCATCTCTCAGAAAAAAGAAATTGTGCTGATTGAATAG
- a CDS encoding glycosyl hydrolase family 18 protein, with amino-acid sequence MFKYLTTAAAVGAALASAAVVAAPSTPSINWKPQNYSFVDVNIYGRGSYKQLIQAKDVVDIQIEWNAWSGKGGNSYKVYFDNEVVNEGTLAEGTTGGTIRFPYHKSGRHELRIALCDASGCSMSASKPIVIADTDGGHLEPLKLNVNPNNKKFDTDPNTVVGAYFVEWGIYGRKFDVTQIPADNLTHLLYGFIPVCGPNDSLAEIENGNSLRALKLACGSSKDYEVVIHDPWAAVQKALPGISSKDPIRGTYAQLMALKQRNPDLKILPSVGGWTLSDPFFDFDVKANRDTFVNSMREFLKTWKFYDGIDIDWEFPGGDGANPDLGSDKDGEVYIILMKELREMLDELEVEMGREFELTSAIGTGYDKIEDVDYQQAAQYMDYIFAMTYDFAGGWNNVTGHQTAIYCGSHMSTDECNGTGVDDKGEARKGPAYTLDNAIKLLLAQGVPSEKLVVGTAMYGRGWEGVYPQNAQIADNPMTAPANGKLRGSTSQGVWEAGVIDYKGLKAHMIGHDEQGINGFEVGYDEQAEAAYVWNRQKGTLVTYDSPRSVRAKGRYVREHNLAGLFAWEIDADNGDILNAMHEGLAGKVTNPTPVNKAPVVTLTSQITLNAGDIHVLTAQAIDPEGKALNFSWQGDAALNLQSENDSVIVTAPSVTSDSVFTVNLAVSDGENTVNRTVKVIVKAPVVENKAPVVGTIAAISLDENTSKSISVSATDPEGKTLSFTWQLPGHTIVGTGSTVTVKAGEVTKTETITGTVVVSDGEHSVTRQFNVTIKNVETDPEPTPDDGKTTWDANKVYTGGNTVWYKGVQYKARWWTRGAVPSNGGVWAEIIPDDGKVRDWRSDLVYTGGDKVVHNGETYQARWWTRGQTPGSNSVWRKL; translated from the coding sequence ATGTTTAAATATTTAACTACTGCTGCAGCTGTCGGTGCAGCACTTGCAAGTGCCGCTGTTGTGGCTGCGCCATCAACACCAAGCATTAACTGGAAACCACAAAATTACTCGTTTGTTGATGTGAATATTTATGGCCGTGGGTCATACAAGCAACTGATCCAAGCCAAAGACGTGGTGGATATTCAAATTGAATGGAATGCATGGTCAGGTAAAGGCGGCAACAGCTATAAAGTGTATTTTGACAATGAAGTGGTGAATGAAGGCACTTTGGCAGAGGGCACAACCGGTGGCACGATCCGTTTTCCATATCACAAGTCTGGTCGTCATGAATTAAGAATCGCATTGTGTGATGCATCAGGCTGTTCAATGTCTGCGTCAAAGCCAATTGTGATTGCCGATACAGACGGTGGCCACTTAGAGCCACTTAAGCTGAATGTGAATCCAAACAACAAAAAGTTCGACACGGATCCCAATACAGTTGTCGGTGCTTATTTTGTTGAATGGGGTATTTATGGCCGTAAGTTCGATGTGACGCAAATTCCGGCGGATAACTTGACCCACTTACTTTATGGATTTATTCCAGTATGTGGTCCAAATGACTCGCTGGCGGAAATCGAAAATGGCAATAGCTTGAGAGCGCTTAAGTTAGCATGTGGTAGCTCAAAAGACTATGAAGTGGTGATCCATGACCCTTGGGCTGCGGTGCAAAAAGCATTACCAGGGATCAGTTCTAAAGATCCAATTCGTGGTACTTACGCTCAATTAATGGCATTGAAGCAGCGTAACCCTGACTTGAAAATTTTACCTTCTGTGGGCGGTTGGACACTTTCAGATCCGTTCTTTGACTTTGATGTGAAAGCAAATCGTGACACCTTTGTGAATTCAATGCGTGAATTCCTCAAAACTTGGAAATTCTACGACGGTATCGATATTGACTGGGAGTTCCCAGGCGGTGACGGTGCAAATCCTGATTTAGGTTCAGACAAAGATGGCGAAGTCTACATCATCCTGATGAAAGAGCTTCGCGAGATGCTTGATGAACTCGAAGTTGAGATGGGCCGTGAGTTTGAACTGACTTCAGCAATTGGTACTGGCTACGACAAAATTGAAGATGTTGACTATCAGCAAGCTGCACAATACATGGATTATATTTTTGCCATGACATATGACTTTGCAGGTGGCTGGAACAATGTAACAGGTCACCAGACTGCGATTTATTGTGGCTCACATATGTCTACGGATGAGTGTAATGGCACGGGTGTAGATGACAAAGGCGAAGCGCGAAAAGGCCCTGCATATACATTGGATAACGCTATTAAGTTGTTGTTAGCACAGGGTGTGCCAAGCGAAAAGTTAGTCGTAGGTACGGCAATGTATGGCCGTGGTTGGGAAGGTGTATACCCTCAAAATGCACAAATTGCTGACAACCCAATGACTGCGCCAGCAAATGGTAAATTACGCGGTTCGACGTCGCAAGGTGTTTGGGAAGCAGGCGTTATCGACTACAAGGGACTAAAAGCACACATGATTGGTCATGATGAGCAAGGTATTAATGGTTTTGAAGTAGGGTACGATGAGCAAGCTGAAGCAGCATATGTCTGGAATCGCCAAAAAGGCACCTTGGTTACCTATGACAGCCCTCGCTCTGTGCGCGCAAAAGGTCGCTATGTACGTGAGCATAATTTAGCGGGTCTATTTGCGTGGGAAATCGATGCAGACAATGGTGACATCCTAAATGCAATGCACGAAGGTCTTGCAGGTAAAGTAACAAACCCAACGCCAGTGAATAAAGCACCTGTAGTGACATTGACGAGCCAGATTACGTTAAATGCGGGCGATATTCATGTTCTAACGGCTCAAGCTATCGATCCTGAAGGAAAAGCACTTAATTTCTCTTGGCAAGGTGATGCGGCTTTAAATCTGCAAAGTGAAAATGACAGCGTTATCGTGACAGCTCCTAGCGTCACAAGTGACTCTGTGTTCACCGTGAACTTGGCTGTCAGTGATGGTGAAAACACCGTAAATCGCACGGTAAAAGTCATTGTTAAAGCACCTGTTGTTGAAAACAAAGCACCAGTAGTTGGCACTATTGCAGCGATCTCACTCGATGAAAACACTAGCAAGTCAATCAGCGTATCAGCAACGGATCCTGAAGGTAAAACACTGAGCTTTACATGGCAATTACCGGGTCACACGATTGTCGGCACAGGTAGTACTGTCACAGTAAAAGCAGGTGAAGTAACAAAAACTGAAACAATTACAGGCACCGTTGTGGTATCTGATGGCGAGCACAGTGTGACGCGTCAGTTTAATGTGACGATTAAGAATGTGGAAACGGATCCAGAGCCAACGCCAGATGATGGCAAGACAACTTGGGATGCAAACAAGGTATACACAGGCGGTAACACGGTTTGGTATAAAGGCGTTCAATATAAAGCACGTTGGTGGACCCGTGGTGCGGTGCCAAGTAATGGGGGCGTATGGGCTGAGATCATTCCTGATGATGGCAAAGTACGTGATTGGCGCAGTGACCTAGTTTATACCGGTGGAGATAAAGTGGTTCACAATGGCGAGACCTACCAAGCTCGCTGGTGGACACGCGGGCAAACTCCGGGCAGCAATTCTGTATGGCGCAAGCTATAA
- a CDS encoding DUF418 domain-containing protein yields MVMQHTPMPSYGRIPLLDTIRGFALCGIIFANLMSFFGFYSLNYAQISQLPFADRATLFAIDWLVEGKFYTVFAILFGAGFALLHEQKQGADFASYWRRRMGVLLFIGLIHMFFIWHGDILVLYSLLGMTLPWFIRLSAPRLLFIALTLLFIPLLIHLMAMISKDTSFWSALKLIALSLKSNLGYEHTSLLSMRTSTEFMDVFVANIYSAIPRPMSYLITGRPFQVLGQFLLGIYFVKTFMKQGRINIVISWQAIAFLALTGLLLNLVYAVIKAMTGSPFSLNLIGFMQGVCYHLGCLLLALTYLACIVKFIDKCHSKVALGLNTLGRMSLTMYLMQTTFCVMLFYGYGLALMNTLPFYLIGVFGAVILAAQISFGLWWLNQFRQGPVEMMWRKAF; encoded by the coding sequence ATGGTCATGCAACACACACCTATGCCAAGTTATGGTCGGATACCGCTCCTAGACACTATTCGCGGTTTTGCCTTATGCGGCATCATATTTGCTAATTTAATGAGCTTTTTTGGGTTTTATTCATTAAATTATGCGCAAATAAGCCAGCTTCCTTTTGCTGACAGAGCCACGTTATTTGCTATTGATTGGCTGGTTGAGGGTAAATTTTATACCGTGTTCGCCATATTGTTTGGCGCAGGATTTGCGCTATTACATGAACAAAAGCAAGGCGCTGATTTTGCTTCGTATTGGCGCAGGAGAATGGGTGTTTTATTGTTCATTGGCCTCATCCACATGTTTTTTATCTGGCATGGCGATATTCTTGTTTTGTATAGCCTTTTAGGCATGACATTGCCTTGGTTTATACGCTTGTCTGCACCTCGCTTACTTTTTATCGCCCTCACGCTCCTGTTTATACCTTTACTCATTCACCTTATGGCCATGATCAGCAAAGATACCAGCTTTTGGTCAGCTCTAAAATTGATTGCGCTAAGTTTAAAATCAAATCTCGGGTATGAGCATACCAGCTTACTAAGCATGCGCACCTCAACCGAATTTATGGACGTATTTGTTGCAAACATTTATAGCGCGATCCCAAGACCCATGTCTTATCTTATTACGGGAAGGCCCTTTCAAGTTCTAGGACAATTTTTGCTTGGAATTTATTTTGTCAAAACGTTTATGAAACAGGGTCGTATCAACATCGTTATTTCGTGGCAGGCCATTGCTTTTTTAGCGCTTACAGGACTTTTACTGAATTTAGTGTACGCCGTTATCAAAGCCATGACAGGCAGCCCGTTTTCTCTTAACTTAATTGGTTTTATGCAAGGTGTATGTTACCACCTAGGCTGCCTACTCTTAGCATTAACGTACCTTGCTTGCATCGTCAAATTCATCGATAAATGCCACAGCAAGGTTGCACTTGGGCTTAATACTTTGGGACGTATGTCACTCACCATGTACTTAATGCAAACCACGTTCTGCGTCATGCTGTTTTATGGGTATGGCTTAGCACTGATGAATACGTTGCCATTTTATTTGATTGGTGTATTTGGTGCTGTCATTTTAGCTGCGCAAATATCTTTTGGGCTGTGGTGGCTTAATCAATTTCGACAAGGGCCGGTAGAGATGATGTGGAGAAAGGCGTTTTAA